TATAAAACATTCTTATAATTCCGAAAAATTATTCACACTAATGTTaatgatttaaaaaaataaaaacctaatatttttcacagaaaaatgtTCAATTCAATTATGATGTTATCTTCTTTTatacattcaaaattttttattgatctcaGTGGTACAGAAAATTTTTCACCTCCCTTTGGGTCAGTTCCCAAAACAAGGCTGTTTATGTTATTACCAGTTGTCGTTCTtgtcaaaatcgaaaatttatgttttttcacgAAGCTGTTGGTGGTTCTCAGTTTAATCGTGAGGTAATTTTTCTGCGGCTGATTCGGGAATACCTGAATGACTAGGTCATGCCCTGaaaattaaacttttttgtCATTCAGTTCTTCTGTATTTTAAAACAATACAATATTATGTGTATATAATACTAACTAAACATATGTTACGaatatacagaaaaaaataacgcagaaaattctttatcttcggtatttaccttttttgtagaaaaatgttcAAACAATAAGTCCGTTTTTGTTTCAAATTGCACATTCATGTTAGAAAAGTTCATTTCGAGAGTAATCTTGAATACTGGTTTGATTATATGAGAAAAAACTCAATAAATTACTCGTATATTTTGGAATTTATAAAAAAAGGCACTTTTCCACAGCTTACCTAGAACCATGAATGATGGACTCGTTACATACatatcagtttttttcattaggttattgaaattttcaaccgcccaaaaataataataaatgttctTTTTCAATCTTTTCTGTATGGTATCGTTCAAATTCTTTATTTGTTTCATATCCACAATGGTTACAGATTCATTGTCCATCTTTCTTTGAACTGAAGGAAGCAACTCGTCCAAATTCTCGGTTTTCTGTTGAACCGAGTGAAAAATAGGTTCTTCATCATCATCGTTGTCATTGGTGGTTCTTAATGTTTTGTAAGAAGAGAAAATTGGCAAAGATTCCTCTATATCCCCATATTCTTCCATAAATTCTTGTGGTGGTGCCTTCAAAGGTGAATATTTTAGTGGAGATTTGGAAATATCTGTATCATCATCAGCTTCAACAATCTTTTCACCATATGTTCGaattaacatttttttaatgctTTGAAATTCGTGGGAGATCTTCAATTCGAGTTTTTTGAAATAGAGGCCCAGTTGTTCTGTAAAACATTAGAGTGATATGTAATTGAGGAATTAAATGATTTGTGATAGGACAATAATATAGAAGTACTACCACTATATCTACCTTAATACCATATCTCATCCTTCCTTTGAATGCTCTACTTTTATTTGAATTCTATTTGTATATGTTTTCTATTTTAGGgtccttttttatttttcttctctttaatttttttgatgtttttcttttttttttaatttgtaaCCGTTTATGCTACAAATGTTGGATTGGAAAAGATAACCATGATGATTGACAAAATAAAAACTAATATTAATGTGTACCTAACATACTCTACtaataaatcaaaaataatatttttcgtaAAAAAATATCTATATCGTTCTGCAATTATTCATATGAGTTAGAGTATTCATCTTCCCCTGCATAAAAACTTGAAAACCTTTCCTCAGTTCCTTGTTACGATAAGAACATTTTTCCCCCCAAGGTAAAAGAACTACGAAAGAGATAAATTTCAAGCGCTCAATTTGTAAATCAAATTAAAGCCAATGGTTTTATCTATACGTGCCAAGAGTTTTCACGAATATAGAACAAGGAATGGAGAGTAATGAAGTGAAAATGTGGAAGGGGGTATATAATCCTGAACGGACTAATACCCTCCTAACGCTAATGAAGGAAGAAGTGTTTAAAGTTCGCTGGCAAATATATATGCTCTACTTTCTTACTTGAAGTACAAACACCTTTAAGTTGCCTAGTTACTGAAGCGTTGGCTGAAGTCTGAACATCCTTGGTAGATATGTTGCAGATTGCATGCTGAGTTTCTTCTGCTATATCTTGCCTGATGACTTTCACATTGTGGCCTGCAAGTGGAGAAGTCTTAATTTTTCTACGCTTTCTTTTTATAAGTTTTTAATGAGCCCCggtcattttacttattaattcgaggtcgtagatcacgaatatgcaattagattttttgtaagatcagtatttttgaaaaaaatcaggtttagtgcaaaatttcgaaaaaaatggtcaaaTTGAGGTGCTGTAGCAACCAGAAAAAGGGCACTGGACACAAGCTGATTGTTTTGGTGAtggattggttctttgcgaatggAAAAAAACACATTTCAATCGTCTACCGCCGACAGTTCAGTTTTAATGATTTTTtctgcgaaggtccaaaatttgcgattttctatctaccataacttgaaaaataaattttaaaaaaaatatatgtttgcatattcgtgttctacgccctaaaattatctctccgatttccaccaaaattggagtatttactgaatcgagggcgtagattacgaatatggaAACAagattttgctgaaaggattagttttcaagttatggtcgatggaaaatcgaaaatttcggaccttcgcggaaaaaaatataaaatctaaactgttcgcaATATATAGATGAATGAAAGTTCGTTTTTTGTATAATATTAGCAAAGAATCAATCTATCACCGAAAAAATCAGCTCTTATCCAGTCCGTCTTtcctggctgctacagctcctcaaagtcgaccaattttttttccaattatgaATAATGGTACAGGGTTTCTAGTGAGATAACCATGAAACtcccaataaaaataaatttctggaTTCGAAGGGTCCCGGAAAATGTATTATATGACCAGCGTGACGTGTTTCAATTGGTCGGAAATTCTTACCGTCAATGATCCAAAAGAGGAAGGCACAAATGGCAAAAGTTGATTTGTGATATCGCAGATACATAATGGAGGCACTCTACTTCATCACTGAACTGTGAAACACAAAAATATCATCTTCCAGTAAGTAAGTTCGCGAACTGTTTATTTTACCTTTCTGGAATTAGATTCGGTAAAACTGGAGAAGTGGATAAGTATGCCGTATTGCTCAAGAGTTTTATTAGGTTCGAGTAGAACTCTGTTTAGTTTGGGCACACGGTTATCGCTGTTGCAGAGTACCTATAGGggctatatatatatactgcattcacatttattttagcagtcggttggccatgaaataattttctcaagtttttgtaactagaacggagtaaggttggcactcatgaaatgtcgttaatgccataacgccgttgccacaacttatatcaattaatattgaaaaaatgccgaaataagtgattgaaaaaagagacagggtttcagaaagtgctattttgaattcaaatagttataccctgatattctaaaatcctcaatacgtcagacgatagcgaacatattcaatgtaacagaattcatataaagtttcatctgaatctaaacgaattatatttcagctgaatatttccacaattagaaagattgtgaatgaagaggatgacaaagaatttccttctattgggagacccaaaaaagtggtggcatttgagaattttatgtttgagtgaattaatgcgaaaagtttactacaggattttcgatgaatgtcatcgtagaataagttcccgaaaattgatttttctatttttcatttgacttgtcctttacattgtaaatgtcttacggtaccaataaatacctaattattattattatatcaatgcattaatgatcagccacaaatacgcgccagttgtcctgctgattgtttattcatgtaaaatttttgttcgaaggtgaagttcatcttgattgaaacttcctttaattccttttacttatattgatgcgagatgattttttgttgaagaatttaacattcttgtaattatttgttaattccttcgggagatacccattcccaaccactgcaacatatgcatttcatcttcgggttaatatttttgaaatctacaactgatgtaacgtattaaaactttagccaaagaaaataacgaacattaactctcctcaagctagtgtattttccatgcaaataactggatttggtatgccttcaatcagtttgtataaacttcaattatgttcgtcacatattttccgaagagcttcaacattgtgatgaaatacgtaataacagaatcttttccgtagaacgggcaacatagcgttgatttaaaacccaaaaatgttttgacaagcggcataaccccacattttcgtactatacagagtgaaatgtgtcaaagttccatggccaaccgactgctaaaataaaagtgaatggagtataggtatagTTTGAACGAAAGGTAAGTATTTCTCGACATAGGAAAATTGGAAATGCTCCCATCGAATTCGTGGTGGTATGGTATTGAGTCTTCTCGGTACAGAACTGTGTGAAATCGTGTATCTACAGAGTGTTTTATAATTCAGTAAGGCAGTTCTGCCCTAAAATATGGATGAAAGTTTAGGACTCTCTTTGACGTTCTATAAGAACAAAAGGGACGATAATTCAATGGCCAATCTCACTTCCAAAGTGAACtcagaaaagaaaaattaaaaaaattaaaaaaaaactgactgcCTCTCAGTTATCCGGAGGTTTGGTAtgagaatataggttttcgagcaAACTGGATCTATTGGAAACAAAATATAGAGCCTTtatctcttcgtttagattttcatcgtcgaAATAATGACCTCtgattggaaattttcaaaatgtggtATCGGATATTTCACCAAATAAGTAAAAACGGAAATGGAATTGTCTGGGCTTGAAATTTCATTATAGAATTGGATGTATGACGTAGACCTCTCCTTCTTCCTCCATACAATCGCTATTAATTTAGAGAAAATCCAGCCATTTTCCAACACAAATTAGTTTCCGCACTTGACTAATCAAAAAGGGGATTTTATGCACCAGCTCCAGAAATTGTCGGGACTGGAGGAGGAAAAGAGCGAATGAAAGCTCGGAAAAATTTTTCCAAGCTCAAAGTAAATCCAGGAAGTGCTGCAACTATTGACCATTCAATTACAGAGGCATTTGGTGTTCGAATTGCAAACTGCCTCCGACAGGACCGTACCGAAACGGAATCCAACCTATTCTAGGAGGAGGGAGAAATTATacacggtgagtctttgactcgtaaaaatatttcaacagtagattcttgaggtcaaaagaaacactttttttctgctttaccatttttcccgaatcggctcagtttaagacatacaggctgttgaaaaaccataaaaaatgttatttctagttctatctcagaaacggttttatcgaatgaattgaatttcggaatatagtttttcattcatttgattaatctttttcgaacacaagatatcacccacgtcttccagttttctcattatgaccatcacgtaccataaaaataccaaaaattcgaataacTCAACCCTTGAAGTTGGACGcaatctaatgaataattgaacaatttgtaaaataaaagtattcttcatattttctcgtataatgctccgttttcgagttatttgatgttcaaaaattcaaaagtatctgggaaatttgaaaaattgggtactcaaTACAACTATGTTGTACTGTcttagatttagctagttattctgaaggtaattttgtttttccaggggtggtacacggttcattatgaaaatttaaaatataatggctgtatctttttatcaggaccaattcgtaaaaaatggtataggagaaaagtgtttcttttgacgtcaataatctattgttgaaatatttgtacgagtcaaagactcaccctgtatatagcccCACCTGGGAAAACTCGGAAAATTAGTGTTCCTAGCACCTTTTCAGATGTATCGATCGTCTTGATATATCGATGGTTGTAAAACTGAGAATTGTAGCCATTTACTAAGTCATCTAAATCCTGAGATCAGGGCAGTCTTGAACTTCAGACTTTGGATTTTTAGTAGTTGTAATGTAAGAAGGCAAGAAATTATATATTATGAAATTATAAAGAACTGTATATCAAATTGGAAACAATAATTTCCAAGCGTAGAACAACCCAGAAATGTTGAAACATCTAAACGCAattgtagaccggtttcgggactACTGTCCCTCGTCAATACAGTGTAGCGCTGAATATTCCAAACGGAGGATGGGGTTTCAAACGAAATTGGGCCGACGTTCTGAGAAATTCTCATCATGAACATGAAATGATCCCTGTTCTTACAGAGGATCATTTCATGAACAAAATTATGGTATTCACTCTTGTGAATACCATGGTTTTTCTCGCCCCATTACGACATAAATCTCTCGAATATTCTGAACTTACCGGTCTACATAAAATTATATCAAACTTGTTCGAAAAGGCCGTATAGGTATAATGACGAGGTTACTTTCTTCGAAGAATGAGAAAGATTGCCAATTATATTATCATCAGGGGGATACGAGTAGGTTTATACCTTCAATCCGGTAACTAGATATTGTTAAACTTCCATTATAGCGTCTTATGCCTGAGAAGAAGCCCACAAATTGGTTGTTTGAGCGGACGATGCCGACGCCGACGCCTGGAACTCGAGGAGCAAATTCAGGGGATGTGGCTTTGTCAACTTCAGGAATTATAGGGTGTAAGTCCGTCAAGGGAGTTAATGACGCAGTTATAGGTCGAAGACACGATCGCTTGGTTGCATCCTGTCGTGTATTTGGCGATAGAGAAGTGCTCTGGATAGCTGCGGCAGGAAAAATAtctaatatttaattttttcgatcAATTAAGATCAAAAACGCAGTCAAATATCCTCTGACTTTCCCATACATCGATATATGCAGTTATTTATGTACTAAGGACGAAAAACTGATTCTTTTATGTCATATTTAAGACTATTATAAATGCTTTTTCATCGTTACAagcatttttttgttttataattATCATATATTGTTTTTATTATGACAGTGTCGTATAAAATTGTTGTGTAAACGTTTctaaaacaatattataatttgTTGTAGAACTGTTTTGTAGTTTTGTACTAAGAGCGTTTTAACGACTTATAAAACAAAATACAAATTCTTTCAAGCTTAATTGCGTCACCGAcaattttaataaaacaaatttgCATTCGACAAGCAGTAATAAAGcaattataaaataaaatagcACGGACAGAAATTATGAAATGTCTCTGCTAGTTGGCCTATAAATGGAAACGTCTGAAATTCGTATCATCATCCTTTTTCTTCGTATACACTGACATCGATTGAATTGAACGGACTGGACAGCTGAAATTGAGGATTCCAAAGGTTTCAATTGACGGATGAAGTATTTAGGAATGTTAGGATAGATTAGGATTTCGATTAAAAGTCACTATCTAGCGAGCTTTACTCTGCTTTATCCTAATGGCTGGCGTTAATGAAAGAGTCGGACCTGTAAAGTTTGGTCCCACGTTTAATACGATCAAAGAAAGCAGGATTCCACTGATGGGCGAACAAGGTACTCACCTTTAAACTTGCTAATTTTTTTAGTGCTTCGGCAGGCTCTTCTGAAGCTACTATCTTCTGGAACAGTAGATTGATCTTGGTTCCTGCTGCATATTGATATTTCCgatcatttcaattccgaaATAGAGGACAAAAAAAATGAGTTCATTTATTCTAATGGTATACATATTCAGGGTAACCTGAAAAAGATgccacttaaaaattcgtcaaggtcaaacggttgcactgaggtcgatgaaatttggaGATGTTGGGAGTTGTGTGTTGCTCTGAGGACGTCGAACAAGACCGTAACCTTGGCCAGCATCTATTCTTGAGTGATGGTGTTTGCCTTTTTCGATTTAGATCGTGttatttgttgattttcataCAAATGGATGGTATGAATTGCGGTTTCACCGACTGATTTGGTAGATGATGATATTAACCGAACAATTTCGTTGTTTTACGGTTGCAAATATGTTCTATCTTTATCTCTGCAGGTGAGCAATGAACTATCGGAATTATTTTCCCAATTTCCAAAAAATCACAAacaatgaatgaaaacctataCAGATGATAATCGTACCTAAGCTTTATCTATGTGATTCGTATAATACGATAAGATTACCTCAAAGGTTAATTTGAACTCAATAATACATGGTTGGAAGTGATTTTCGTCTTTAAAATCGAGTGGATATTTCCGAATTATGGCTCCAAATGCATCATCAACGAATACATCCTCTAATACGAAGTAAGTAATGGAAATCAACAATTGGCTCCACTAATTTTTCTCtgaaggatttttttttgccGTGTGGGAGTGTAATATACATATCCATTGATATTAACGTTCTAAAGCTCAAAATTTTATTGTTAATTAAAACTCGAAGGCTTTCATTAGAATGTATGAGAAATTATCTCATAATTAACAAATTATACAGTTTTTGTGCGAAAATCCTTGATAGAAAAAAACATCATTTTACAATTATAAAATATGACTTGATTTCATTCACACTCTTGTTTCGGCATTATTCACTTGAAGTCAAGAGAAATGAGTACCCACAAGATTCCTAGAGAAAAAAAAGGGTAAAATATCCAATacaataattatatttttccaatatttcattttcagaaaATCTAAGCCTCATCCTTCTGAGGTTGCTTTTCAGGGAGTTGAAATAAGTGTACATATCCTGATCTGGATTTTACAGGTGTTCTATTATGTTTTGGAggatatatacaggctgtttcgcCCGAAGAAACTGAAGCCAGTCGACAAAGAAATCGTTTTGGTGAGTTGATTGATTAATCGACTTTTGAGTGcatcaattcgattttttctctAAGATAACTGGCGCTGGACATGGCATTGGAAGAGAACTGGCTTTCAAATATGCCCAGGCTGGGGCCACTGTTGTTGGTTGGGATTTGTGCGAAGAGAATAATGCGAAAACCATCAAGGAAATCAACGAGAAATTTGGAAAAAAGGCATACGCTTACACGTAAGTTACGAAGCTTATGAGTTATCTCAAATATGACGTAACACTCATTTTGTGTCTAGCAAATTTCGCTCTAAATTcaggttatggattttcaagaTATATAAGAGGCATTATCTGCAAAACTCTACTTGAACAATGTGTTTTTTCTGATTTGAATTTAAACCTCTCAATCCCTTTAGTTTTAGAATCACTCaaatcatttttgaacatcggaAATTAGCTACTTTTCGAAGAAATGCATTTGGAGAAGAAATAACTATCTTTTTAGGATATAATTGATTAAATGAAGGTTTTTCTACTTATCTAACACTATTTAGGTGTTGATCTTTTCGAAATACATATTTTACAGATGCGATGTCTCAAATctggaagaaataaaaataactgCTGAAAAGGTGAAGAGGGATGTAGGTGATGTCACCATATTGATTGCTAATGCAGGAATATTGTACATTCGGCATATGCAAGATTATTCACCAATAGAAATAAAGAAGATGATTGATACCAACGTCATGCAACTTTTGTGGGTGAGTAATTAAGTTCTAACAATCAGTGCGGAAGCAAAcgaaggaaaaaagaaaaactccTAGAAATTCATTGTAAGATATGgtgggtgttctgtttttcATGTCACTTAGTACACTTAGAGTGAAAGACCAAAAGGATGAACCACTTTTTCTGGTGAAGGCTCATATCATATCAGGAAATAAGATTGTTGGAAGTTCGGTACCAACTCTTGGACCCAATCATTTGTTAAGCCAGCCATAAAGCCATAAGAAACATGGCACTGTTACTGTTCTGCCTATATCTTCTACACAAAGTTCGATAATATAACAATATACCtaccttcaaaataatatttcagCTTTTACACGTATACCTCCCAGTTATGACGGCAAACAACTACGGCCACATTGTTGGAATATCCTCTATAGCAGGTTTAATCGGTGCCAAAAACATGATTCCATACGTTGCCTCCAAGTTCGCTGTGCGAGGAATCATGGAGGGTCTACTCGATGAAATCAGGGTGGACAAGAGCAACAAAATTAAAACAACAGTTGTCTACCCCTACATGGTGGACACCGGCTTATTCAAGATCTCGAAGAGTAGGTTTCCGCTTCTGATGAGGATTCTCAAACCAGAAAAAGTCGCTAACAGCATCATCATGGCACAGCGTGCTGAACTGGAAGAAGTTTCAATTCCAGGATCAATGAGACCATTGAATAACCTTGTGAGGTAAGGATTAGTTTAATTGCAGGCTAGGAACACTCATGCGTTGCGTATTCACTCAAAATTATGAGATATCCTTGATGTTTCCTGGGATTCATGACTGTGGAAATGAAGGATGTTCATAATTCACTACTGACTCCTGTCCTTTTGGGTTTTTTTGATATCCTGGGGACACACTTGGTCCCACAAGGGACAGCCTAACTTTTATAGACGATTTCCCTGGTATATCACACTTCCTTATGGCTATCCAACTGAAATCGAATGATTAGAAACTTCTGAAGGACCGGTATCACTAAATATGTTATCAACCTGAGCAGTGGACTCCAGAGGCAGTAGTTAATTTCTGCCTGGACATATCACCGATTTTGATTGGATAGGTTTGAGGACGTGTGATCCCTGGGATCACAAAAACTGAGATGTCCCTCGTGGGACCAAGTGTGTCCTGGGATATCCTTTTGTGAGATTCAGGATATTTTTTATCTTGACGTCCCTGGGATATTCTTAAGTGAGATTCAGGGGATTTTTTATCTTGATGTCCCTAAGATATCCAAGAGTTGTTTTTTGTTATTGAGATTAGTTTCTTACAAATATAACGACAAATTCTTTTGGTTCTTCTCCTAATGTCGCTCTCAAAACCAAACATTTTCTATGTATTTCTTAGTTCTTTCATAATATTGCTGGTATTTTTTCTATCCTAGGATTTTACCAAGAAAGGCATACAGACGTTTGTTGGATCTCCTAGATACTAGTGTTGAGCCTGACCCTATTGAGAGTTTTTGAGTCAGATCTATATTTCAtggagtttaaatttgaatattatgttaaaataaatattttttgaatgatcTGCTTTGATTCAATTATCG
The window above is part of the Coccinella septempunctata chromosome 8, icCocSept1.1, whole genome shotgun sequence genome. Proteins encoded here:
- the LOC123319462 gene encoding uncharacterized protein LOC123319462, yielding MYLRYHKSTFAICAFLFWIIDGHNVKVIRQDIAEETQHAICNISTKDVQTSANASVTRQLKGVCTSKQLGLYFKKLELKISHEFQSIKKMLIRTYGEKIVEADDDTDISKSPLKYSPLKAPPQEFMEEYGDIEESLPIFSSYKTLRTTNDNDDDEEPIFHSVQQKTENLDELLPSVQRKMDNESVTIVDMKQIKNLNDTIQKRLKKNIYYYFWAVENFNNLMKKTDMYVTSPSFMVLGHDLVIQVFPNQPQKNYLTIKLRTTNSFVKKHKFSILTRTTTGNNINSLVLGTDPKGGEKFSVPLRSIKNFECIKEDNIIIELNIFL
- the LOC123319461 gene encoding short-chain dehydrogenase/reductase family 16C member 6-like isoform X1, whose product is MAPNASSTNTSSNTKKSKPHPSEVAFQGVEISVHILIWILQVFYYVLEDIYRLFRPKKLKPVDKEIVLITGAGHGIGRELAFKYAQAGATVVGWDLCEENNAKTIKEINEKFGKKAYAYTCDVSNLEEIKITAEKVKRDVGDVTILIANAGILYIRHMQDYSPIEIKKMIDTNVMQLLWLLHVYLPVMTANNYGHIVGISSIAGLIGAKNMIPYVASKFAVRGIMEGLLDEIRVDKSNKIKTTVVYPYMVDTGLFKISKSRFPLLMRILKPEKVANSIIMAQRAELEEVSIPGSMRPLNNLVRILPRKAYRRLLDLLDTSVEPDPIESF
- the LOC123319461 gene encoding short-chain dehydrogenase/reductase family 16C member 6-like isoform X2, translating into MSTHKIPREKKGKSKPHPSEVAFQGVEISVHILIWILQVFYYVLEDIYRLFRPKKLKPVDKEIVLITGAGHGIGRELAFKYAQAGATVVGWDLCEENNAKTIKEINEKFGKKAYAYTCDVSNLEEIKITAEKVKRDVGDVTILIANAGILYIRHMQDYSPIEIKKMIDTNVMQLLWLLHVYLPVMTANNYGHIVGISSIAGLIGAKNMIPYVASKFAVRGIMEGLLDEIRVDKSNKIKTTVVYPYMVDTGLFKISKSRFPLLMRILKPEKVANSIIMAQRAELEEVSIPGSMRPLNNLVRILPRKAYRRLLDLLDTSVEPDPIESF